Proteins encoded by one window of Sardina pilchardus chromosome 7, fSarPil1.1, whole genome shotgun sequence:
- the ajap1 gene encoding adherens junction-associated protein 1 has product MCVHAWLLLTVLHLAVDVCLCSPLTPAGRSAAPVDPRPLWALSGVRPPYWRTLGNLRRTPPSSSSSSSSSSHPVLRSSSSGLVRPARGSPLELRWLSRRRRAVQWAGRVEQRSPPATEMEGGVAAGVMAGVRGRGGVRGHRGRRQLDEDGTDRTTTVAGFIDWGPTGADEIPEENGGAARGAATVARQPVTTTTPAPTTTTTTTRSPWPRTDTTTHKPHRLSTTPASSAHTARPQRPDTPGLAVHQIITITVSLIMVIAALITTLVLKNCCAQSGGGRHSSHQRKINQQEESCQNLTDFTPARVPSKVDIFTAYNDSLQCSHECVRNAVPIYTDEMIQHTPIYKTSYNGSRPSPSERQLIPVAFVSEKWFEISC; this is encoded by the exons ATGTGTGTCCACGCGTGGCTCCTGTTGACGGTGCTGCACCTGGCGGTGGACGTGTGCCTGTGCTCGCCGCTGACCCCTGCTGGTCGCTCGGCCGCCCCGGTTGACCCCCGACCCCTGTGGGCCCTGTCCGGGGTGCGGCCGCCCTACTGGAGGACTCTGGGAAACCTGCGGCGgacccccccttcctcctcctcctcctcctcctcctcctcgcaccccgtcctccgctcctcctcgtCCGGCCTCGTCCGGCCGGCCCGCGGGAGCCCCCTGGAGCTGCGGTGGTTGTCACGGCGACGGCGGGCCGTGCAGTGGGCGGGGCGTGTGGAGCAGCGGTCGCCCCCGGCGACGGAGATGGAGGGCGGGGTCGCGGCGGGGGTCATGGCGGGGGTCAGGGGTCGCGGCGGGGTCAGGGGTCATCGTGGCCGGCGGCAGCTGGACGAGGACGGCACTGACCGCACCACCACGGTGGCCGGCTTCATCGACTGGGGGCCGACCGGCGCCGACGAGATCCCGGAGGAGAACGGAGGCGCGGCCCGCGGGGCGGCGACGGTCGCTCGGCAACCCGTCACCACGACGACGCCCGCCCCgacgaccaccaccaccaccacacgcaGCCCCTGGCCGCGCACcgacaccaccacacacaagcCTCACCGGCTCAGCACCACGCCAGCTAGCAGCGCACACACCGCCAGGCCACAGAGGCCCGACACGCCag GTCTGGCAGTGCACCAGATCATCACCATCACTGTGTCCCTCATCATGGTGATCGCGGCACTCATCACCACTCTGGTCCTTAAGAACTG CTGTGCGCAGTCGGGCGGCGGGCGCCACAGTAGTCACCAGCGCAAGATCAACCAGCAGGAAGAGAGTTGCCAGAACCTGACCGACTTCACGCCCGCACGAGTGCCCAGCAAGGTGGACATCTTCACCGCCTACAACGACAGTTTACAGTGCTCGCACGAGTGCGTGCGCAACGCCGTGCCCATCTACACAGACGAGATGATCCAACACACGCCCATATACAAAACGAGCTACAATGGAAGCAG ACCTTCGCCCAGTGAGCGGCAGCTGATCCCCGTGGCCTTCGTGTCGGAGAAGTGGTTCGAGATCTCCTGCTGA